TGAAGACGCCGAACGTCGATTTCCGTCTGCGTCAGGCCGATTTCTCCGCCGCCGCGCAAGGCGCGCCGTGGCTTGGCATGCCGATCGCCGATCTGTCGGCCGTCGATGCCGCGTTCGTCGTCGGTTCGTTCCTGCGCCGCGATCATCCGCTTTTCGCGGCGCGTCTGCGCCAGGCGGCGAAGAACGGCGCGAAACTGCATTTCCTGCACGCTACGAGCGACGACGCATTGATCCCGACCGCGCAGCGCATCGTCGCCGCGCCGTCGGCATGGCTCGATGCGCTCGCGGGCGTCGCGGCCGCCGTCGCGCAGGCGCGCGGCGTCGCGCTGCCGGATGCGCTCGCGGGCGTCGAAGCGTCGGACGCCGCACGCGCGGTCGCGCAATCGCTCGCGAATGGCGAGCGCCGCGCCGTGCTGCTCGGCAACAGCGCCGTCCAGCATCCGCAGTTCGCGCGGATCCATGCAATCGCGCAGTGGATCGCCGACAACACGGGCGCGACGCTCGGCTTCCTGACGGAAGCGGCGAACACGGTCGGCGCGCACCTTGTCGGCGCGCTGCCCGGCGCGAACGGCCTGAACGCGCGCGACGCGTTCGCGCAGCCGCGCAAGGGGTACGTGCTTCTCAATGTCGAACCTGAATTCGACACCGCCGATCCCGCGCAGGCGCTCGCCGCGCTGAAGCAGGCGGAGACGGTCGTCGTGCTGTCGCCGTTCAAGTACGGCCTTGATTACGCGGACGTGCTGCTGCCGATCTCGCCGTTCACCGAAACGGCCGGCACCTACGTGAACGCGGAAGGTCGCGCGCAGTCGTTCAACGGCGTCGTGCGTCCGCTCGGCGACACGCGCCCCGCATGGAAGGTGCTGCGCGTGCTCGGCAGCCTGCTCGGCCTGCCGAATTTCGAGTACGAGACGTCGGAAGAAGTGCGCCTCGCCGCGCTCGGCGACGGCGAGATCGCGCCGCGCCTGTCGAACAAGACGTCGGCGGCGCCCGCGCGTGCAGTTGCGCAGGCCGCGAACGGCGCGCTCGAGCGTCTCGCCGACGTGCCGATCTATCATGCCGACGCGCTGTCGCGCCGCGCGGGCGCACTGCACCTGACGGCCGCGTCAAAGACGGCGCACAAGGCGGGCCTGCCCGCCGCGCTGTTCGACAAGCTCGGCCTGAAGAACGGCGACGCGGTGCGCGTGCGCCAGGGCGATCGCACGGTGCAGTTGCCGGCCGTGCGCGACGAGAATCTTGCGGAAGCCGTCGTTCGCGTGTCGGCGGCCACGCCTGCCGGCGCAGCGCTCGGCAGCCTGTCCGGTGAACTGGTGGTGGAGAAGGCGTAAATGAGCTTGTTCGATACGATCAACTCGGGCGGAGCCCAGCTTCTCGGCGTCGCATGGCCGACGGTGTGGGCGCTCGTGCGCATCCTCGTCGTCGCCGTCGTGATCCTGCTGTGCGTCGCGTACCTGATTCTGTGGGAACGCAAGCTGATCGGCTGGATGCACGTGCGTCTCGGTCCGAACCGCGTCGGCCCCGCGGGCCTGCTGCAGCCGATTGCCGACGTGCTGAAGCTGCTGCTCAAGGAAGTGATTCATCCGACGGCCGCGAGCCGCTGGCTGTATCTGATCGCGCCCGTGATGACGGTCGTGCCGGCGTTCGCGGTGTGGGCGGTAATTCCGTTCCAGGCGGGCGCGGTGCTCGCGAACATCAACGCCGGCTTGCTGTACGCGATGGCGATTTCGTCGATCGGCGTCTACGCGGTGATTCTCGCCGGTTGGGCGTCGAACTCGAAGTACGCGTTCCTCGGCGCGATGCGCGCGGCCGCGCAGATGGTGTCGTACGAAATTTCGATGGGCTTCGCGCTGGTGCTCGTGCTGATGACGGCGGGCAGCCTGAACCTGTCGGAGATCGTCGGCTCGCAGCAGCATGGCTTCTTCGCGGGCCACGGCGTGAACTTCCTGTCGTGGAACTGGCTGCCGCTGTTGCCGGTGTTCGTCATCTATTTCATCTCGGGCATCGCCGAAACGAACCGCCACCCGTTCGACGTGGTGGAAGGGGAATCGGAGATCGTCGCTGGTCACATGATCGACTACTCGGGGATGGCGTTCGCGCTGTTCTTCCTCGCCGAGTACATCAACATGATCGTGATCTCGGCGCTCGCGGCGACGCTGTTCCTCGGCGGCTGGGACGCGCCGTTCGAATTCCTGTCGTTCATTCCGGGCATCTTCTGGCTGGTGCTGAAAGTCTTCGCGCTGCTGTCGGTGTTCATTTGGGCCCGTGCGACGTTCCCGCGTTACCGCTACGACCAGATCATGCGCCTCGGCTGGAAGGTATTCCTGCCCGTCTGCGTGTTCTGGGTGATCGTGGTCGGTTTCTGGATGATGTCGCCGCTGAATATCTGGAAATAAAGGGCGGACGAAATCATGACGGCAATCCAACAGTTTTTTAAGACCTTCTTCCTGACCGAGCTGCTCAAGGGGCTCGCGCTGACCGGACGCTACACGTTCAAGCGCAAGTTCACCGTGCAGTTCCCCGAGGAGAAGACGCCGATTTCGCCGCGCTTTCGCGGGCTGCACGCACTGCGCCGCTACGAGAACGGCGAGGAGCGGTGCATCGCGTGCAAGCTGTGCGAAGCGGTGTGCCCGGCCATGGCGATTACGATCGAATCGGAGACGCGCGCGGACAACACCCGTCGCACGACGCGCTACGACATCGACCTGACGAAGTGCATCTTCTGCGGTTTCTGCGAAGAGAGCTGCCCGGTCGATTCGATCGTCGAGACGCAGATTCTCGAGTATCACGGCGAGAAGCGCGGCGATCTGTACTTCACGAAGGAAATGCTGCTCGCGGTGGGCGATCGCTACGAGAAGGAGATCGCGGCCGCGAAGGCCGCCGACGCGCGGTATCGGTGATCCTTCGGGAATCCGATACGCCGGCCCGGCGAGCGGGCCGGCAAGTCGCGGCAGCGCCGCGGCACGCCCGGCGGTGCCAGCCAACCGCGCCTGACAATGGCCTAATGATGAACCGGTAATCATGGACTTCACGACCGTACTCTTCTACATCTTCTCGCTGCTCCTCGTGGTGTCGGGGCTGAAGGTGATCACATCGCGCAACCCGGTGGCGTCTGCGCTCTTCCTCGTGCTCGCGTTCTTCAACGCGGCCGCGATCTGGATGCTGCTCGAGGCCGAGTTCCTCGCGATCCTGCTGGTGCTCGTCTACGTGGGCGCGGTGATGGTGCTGTTCCTCTTCGTCGTGATGATGCTCGACATCAACATCGACGTGCTGCGCCGTGACTTCAAGCGCTTCGTGCCGATGGCGACCGTGGTGGGCGCGATCATCGTCGTCGAGACGGCGCTGATCCTCTGGCGCGGCTACGGCGCGACGGGCTCGCCCGTGCGCGACATGGCCGCGGGCGCGCTCGCCGGCATGCCGAACACGAAACTGATCGGCAAGGTGATCTACACCGATTACATCTTCGCGTTCGAAATCGCGGGCCTCGTGCTGCTCGTCGCGATCATCGCGGCGGTCGCGCTGACCGCGCAGAAGGGCAAGGACAGCAAGCGCCAGCGCGTGTCCGAGCAGGTGAAGGTGCGCCGCGAGGATCGCGTGCGTCTCGTGAAGATGCAAGCCGACAAGCCGCAGACGGAAGCCGCCGCGAGCGACGCCGCGTCGGGCTCGAGCAACGGCTAAGCGAGAGGAGAAGAATCTATGTTGACCTTGGCTCATTACCTCGTGCTCGGCGCGATCCTGTTCGCGATCGCGATCGTCGGGATTTTCCTGAACCGCCGCAACATCATCATCATCCTGATGGCGATCGAGCTGATGCTGCTCGCGGTGAACACCAATTTCGTCGCGTTCTCGCACTACCTGGGCGACGTCCACGGCCAGATCTTCGTGTTCTTCGTGTTGACGGTCGCGGCGGCGGAAGCCGCAATCGGCCTCGCGATTCTGGTGACTCTGTTCCGCAAGCTCGACACGATCAATGTCGAGGATCTCGATCAGCTCAAAGGTTAATTTCAGGCAACGCTGTTATGTCAACGACACTCAATGAAAACCTGCTGCTGGCGATTCCGCTCGCTCCGCTGGCCGGCTCGCTGATCGCGGGGCTGTTCGGCAATGCGGTGGGGCGCAAGGGCGCACATCGCGTGACGATTCTCGGCGTCGCGGTCTCGTTCATTCTTTCCGCGATGGTGTTCTTCCAGGTACTGGGCGGCGCGAGCTACAACGCGACGGTCTACGAATGGATGAACGTCGGCTCGCTGAAGCTCGAGGTGGGCTTCCTCGTCGACACGCTGACCGCGATGATGATGGTCGTCGTCACGTTCGTGTCGCTGATGGTGCACATCTACACGATCGGCTACATGTCGGAAGAGGACGGCTACCAGCGCTTCTTCTCGTACATCTCGCTGTTCACGTTCTCGATGCTGATGCTCGTGATGAGCAACAACTTCCTGCAGCTGTTCTTCGGCTGGGAAGCGGTGGGTCTCGTGTCGTACCTGCTGATCGGCTTCTACTTCACGCGTGAGAGCGCGATCTACGCGAACATGAAGGCGTTCCTCGTGAATCGCGTGGGCGACTTCGGCTTCCTGCTCGGCATCGGCCTCATCCTGGCGTACGCCGGCTCGATGAACTACGGCGAAGTGTTCGCGAAGCGCGCGGAGCTCGCGGCGCTGAATTTTCCGGGCACTCAGTGGGGTTTGCTGACCGTCGCTTGCATTTGCCTCTTCATCGGCGCGATGGGTAAGTCCGCACAGTTCCCGCTGCACGTGTGGCTGCCCGACTCGATGGAAGGCCCGACGCCGATCTCCGCGCTGATTCACGCGGCGACGATGGTGACGGCCGGCATCTTCATGGTCACCCGCATGTCGCCGCTGTTCGAGCTGTCCGACGCCGCGCTGTCGTTCATCACGGTGATCGGCGCGATCACGGCGCTCTTCATGGGCTTCCTCGGCATTGTCCAGAACGACATCAAGCGCGTCGTCGCGTATTCGACGCTGTCGCAGCTCGGCTACATGACGGTCGCGCTCGGCGTGTCCGCGTACCCGGTCGCCGTGTTCCATCTGATGACGCACGCGTTCTTCAAGGCGCTGCTGTTCCTCGGCGCGGGCTCGGTGATCATCGGCATGCACCACGATCAGGACATGCGCAACATGGGCGGCCTGCGCAAGTACATGCCGATCACGTGGATCACGTCGCTCGTCGGCTCGCTCGCGCTGATCGGCACGCCGTTCTTCTCGGGCTTCTACTCGAAGGACTCGATCATCGACGCGGTGAAGCTGTCGCACCTGCCGGGCTCGGGCTTCGCGTACTTCGCGGTTGTCGCGAGCGTGTTCGTCACGGCGCTGTACTCGTTCCGGATGTACTTCCTCGTGTTCCACGGCGAGGAGCGTTTCCGCCATCCGAAGGCGTTCGGCAACAACCACGGCGCCGAATCGGCCGCGCATCACGGCCATGACGACGACCACGGCCACGGCCATGCGCACGAGCCGCACGAAACGCCTTGGGTCGTCTGGGTGCCGCTCGTGCTGCTTGCGATTCCGTCGGTCATCATCGGTGCGATCGCGATCGGCCCGATGCTGTACGGCGATTTCTTCCAGCACGGCGTCGCGTTCGACAAGGTGATCTTCATCGGCCAGAACCACCCGGCGCTCGCCGAGATGGCGGAGGAATTCCACGGCTGGACGGCGATGGGGCTGCACTCGGTGTCGGGCCTGCCCGTGTGGCTCGCGCTCGCGGGCGTCGTCGTCGCGTGGTTCCTGTACCTGAAGCGCCCGGATCTGCCGGCTGCGATCCGTCGTGCGTTCGGCCCGATCTACACGCTGCTCGACAACAAGTACTACATGGACAAGATCAACGAGGTCGTGTTCGCGAAGGGCTCGATCGCGATCGGCCGCGGTCTGTGGAAGGAAGGCGACGTCGTGGTGATCGACGGCCTCGTCAACGGCAGCGCGCGCTTCATCGGCTGGTTCGCCGGCGTGATCCGCTTCCTCCAATCCGGTTACATCTATCACTACGCGTTCGCCATGATCATCGGCATGCTGGGGCTCCTGACCCTGTTTGTAACGCTCGGCGGCAAATAAGGCGGGGGACGACTAATGCACTCTTTTCCGATTCTCAGTACCGCGATCTGGTTGCCGATCGTGTTCGGCCTCGTCGTGCTCGCGGTCGGCTCCGACAAGAATCCCGGCGCGGCGCGCTGGATCGCGCTGATCGGCTCGCTCGCGGGCCTGGCCGTGACGATTCCGCTGATCACGGGCTTTGACTCGAGCACCGCCGCGCTGCAGTTCGTCGAGCAAACGACTTGGATCGAACGTTTCAACATCTCGTATCACCTGGGCGTCGACGGCATCTCGATGTGGTTCGTCGTGTTGACCGCGCTCATCACGGTGATCGTCGTGATCGCCGGCTGGGAGGTGATCACCGAGAACGTGTCGCAGTATCTCGCCGCGTTCCTGATCCTGTCGGGGATCATGATCGGCGTGTTCTCGGCGGCTGACGGCCTGCTGTTCTACGTGTTCTTCGAGGCGACGCTGATCCCGATGTACATCATCATCGGCGTGTGGGGCGGCCCGAACCGCGTGTACGCGGCGTTCAAGTTCTTCCTGTACACGCTCGCCGGCTCGCTGCTGATGCTGGTCGCGCTGATCTACCTGTACACGCAGACGCACTCGTTCGATCTCGCGACGTGGCAGAACGCGAAGATCGCGATGACGCCGCAGGTGCTGCTCTTCATCGCGTTCTTCCTCGCGTTCGCGGTGAAGGTGCCGATGTGGCCGGTGCACACCTGGCTGCCGGACGCGCACGTCGAAGCGCCGACGGGCGGCTCGGTCGTGCTGGCCGCGATCATGCTGAAGCTCGGTGCGTACGGCTTCCTGCGCTTCTCGCTGCCGATCACGCCGGACGCGAGCCACTTCTTCGCGCCCGTCGTGATCGCGCTGTCGCTGACCGCGGTGATCTACATCGGCCTCGTCGCGATGGTGCAGGCGGACATGAAGAAGCTCGTCGCCTATTCGTCGATCGCGCACATGGGCTTCGTCACGCTCGGCTTCTTCATCTTCAACCAGCTCGGCGTCGAGGGCGCGATCGTCCAGATGATCTCGCACGGCTTCGTGTCGGGCGCGATGTTCCTCTGCATCGGTGTGCTGTACGACCGCCTGCACTCGCGCCAGATCGCCGATTACGGCGGCGTCGTCAACGTGATGCCGAAGTTCGCCGCGTTCGCGATGCTGTTCTCGATGGCCAACTGCGGCCTGCCGGGCACGTCGGGCTTCGTCGGTGAGTTCATGGTGATCCTCGCGGCGGTTCAGTACAACTTCTGGATCGCGTTCGGCGCGGCGTTCACGCTGATTCTCGGCGCGGCGTACACGCTGTGGATGTACAAGCGCGTGTACTTCGGCGCGGTGACGAGCGACAAGGTCGCGAAGCTGTCGGACATCAGCCGTCGCGAATTCACGATGCTCGCCGTGCTCGCCGCGTTCACGCTGCTGATGGGCCTCTATCCGAAGCCCTTCACCGACGTGATGCACGTTTCCGTGGAAAACCTCCTCTCCCACGTCGCGCAGTCGAAACTGCCGCTGGCCCAGTAAGCCCGAGCGGAGGATACAAAGATCATGCAAAACGCACCTATGAATGTCCTGTTGCCTGATGCGCTGGTGATGGCCGCCATCATCGTCGCCTGGCTGAACGACACCTTCGTCGGCGCAGCCGGCCGCCGCCTCACGTATCTGATCGCGGTCGTCGCGTCGGCGGCGGCGGGCGTGTGGTTCGCACTGCAAGCCTTCGATCCGCAGCAGTATTACTTCTTCTCGCGGATGGTCGTGGTCGATTCGTTCGCGAGCGCGATGAAGGCGGTCGTGTCGATCGGCTTCGCGGTGACACTCGTCTACTCGCGCAAGTACCTCGAGGATCGCGACCTGTTCCGCGGCGACGTGTTCCTGCTCGGCATGTTCTCGCTGCTCGGCCAGCTCGTGATGATCTCGGGCAACAACTTCCTCACGCTGTACCTCGGCCTCGAGCTGATGTCGCTGTCGCTGTACGCGGTGATCGCGCTGCGTCGCGACGGCGCGCAGTCGAGCGAAGCGGCGATGAAGTACTACGTGCTCGGCGCGCTCGCTTCGGGCTTCGTGCTTTACGGGATTTCGATGCTGTACGGCGCGACGGGCTCGCTCGAGCTGAACGAAGTGCTGAAGGCGGTCGCATCGGGCCGCATCAACGACGCGGTGCTGCTGTTCGGCGTGATCTTCATCGTCGCGGGCGTCGCGTTCAAGCTCGGCGCCGTGCCGTTCCACATGTGGGTGCCGGACGTCTACCAGGGCGCACCCACCGCGATGACGCTCTTCGTCGGCGGCGGCCCGAAGGTCGCGGCGTTCGCGTGGGGCCTGCGCTTCCTCGTGATGGGCCTGCTGCCGCTCGCGGTCGACTGGCAGGAAATGCTCGTGATCCTCGCCGCGCTGTCGCTGATCGTCGGCAACATTACCGGTATCGTCCAGCGCAACATCAAGCGGATGCTCGCGTACTCGGCGATCTCGAACATGGGCTTCGTGCTGCTCGGTCTGCTCGCGGGCGTCGTCAACGGCAATCCGTCGTCGGCGGCGAGCGCTTACAGCTCGGCGATGTTCTACACGATCGTCTACCTCGTGACCACGCTCGGCTCGTTCGGTGTCGTGATGCTGCTTGCGCGCCGCGATTTCGAAGCGGAAACGCTCGACGACTTCAAGGGCCTCAACAAGCGCAGCCCGGTGTTCGCGTTCGTGATGATGGTGATGATGTTCTCGCTTGCCGGCATTCCGCCGACGGTCGGCTTCTACGCGAAGCTCGCCGTTCTGGAGGCGACGGTCAACGCCGGCCTCACGTGGCTCGCGGTGCTCGCCGTCATCACGTCGCTGTTCGGCGCGTTCTACTATCTGCGCATCGTCAAGCTGATGTACTTCGACGCGCCGCAGGACACGACGCCGATCGCGGGCGACGCATGCAAGCGCGCGATCCTCGTGCTCAACGGCCTCGCAGTCGTCGTGCTCGGCATCGTGCCGGGCCCGCTGATGACGATCTGCCTGCAGGCCATCAGCCACACGCTGCCGCTGTAATGTCGGCCGCCGGCTGGTTCATCGTGCTGTTGGCGCTCGTGGGCGCCAACCTGCCGTTCCTGAATCAGCGCCTGTTCGCCGTCGTGCCGCTGAAAAGCGGGGCGACGGCGAAAAAGAGCGCATGGGTTCGGATCGGCGAAATGATCGTGCTGTATTTCGTCGTCGGCGCGTTGGGCTTCTGGCTCGAATCGCGCGCCGGCAATCGCTTCGAACAGGGCTGGCAGTTTTACGCGATCACTTTCAGTCTCTTCGTGGTGTTTGCGTTTCCCGGCTTCACGTTCCAGTATCTCGTCAAACGGCGTTGACGGCGTAGGCCGTCGCGCCCCACCGCGGAGCCGCCGATGGCCGACTTGCCGAATCACGACGCCACCCTCACCGAAACTTGCATCGAAAGCGAGCCTGTCTACGACGGCTCGTTCCTGAAGGTCAAGCGCGATACGGTTCGCTTGCCGGACGGCAAGCACGCGACGCGCGAATATGTGACGCATCCGGGCGCGGTGATGGTCATCCCGCTGTTCGACGACGGCCGTGTGCTGATGGAGAGCCAGTATCGCTACCCGATCGGCAAGGTGATGGCTGAATTTCCGGCGGGCAAGCTCGATCCGGACGAAGGCGCGCTCGCCTGCGCGGTTCGCGAATTGCGCGAGGAAACGGGCTACACCGCGCGCGAATACGTATTTCTCACGCGCATTCATCCGATCATTTCGTATTCGACCGAATTCATCGACATCTACCTCGCACGCGGCCTGACGGCGGGCGAGCGCAAGCTCGACGACGGCGAGTTCCTCGAGACGTTCACGGCGACGCTGCCGGACTTGCTCGAATGGGTGCGCACCGGCCAGATCACCGACGTGAAGACGATCATCGGCACGATGTGGCTCGAGAAGGCGATGTCGGGCGCATGGCCGCTCGGCAGTGTGATCCGGCCGTAGCAGCGCGCCGAGCGGCCGATTTTGCGAAGGGATACAATCGGTGCCGTCGGCCGGCTCGATCGTGTTCTTTTTCGGACTGAATTTAGCACGACCGTTCAAAAAATTTCCATTTGCGATACACTGGCAGCACGCCCTGATTCAGCATGAAGGTCCTCGATTTACAGTGCCCGCATGGCCATCGGTTCGAAGGCTGGTTCGCATCGGCCGATGAGTTCGAAGCGCAGTTGTCCCGCAAGCTGGTCGAATGTCCGGTGTGCGGGGCGACCGAGGTCAGCCGCATGCCGTCCGCGCCGCGCCTGAATCTGTCGGGTGCGTCGCAGGCGCGGCCGGCCGATCCGCGCGCGCTTCAGGCCCAGGCGCTGCGCGCGCTGCGCGAGGTGCTCGCGAAGACCGAGAACGTGGGCGAGCGCTTCGCCGAGGAAGCGCGGCGCATTCACTACAATGAAGCGCCCGCGCGCAGCATTCGCGGCGTGACCACGCCCGAAGACGCGCAAGCCTTGGCCGAAGAGGGCATCGACGTGATGCCGCTGCCGGTTCCCGCCGCGCTGAAAGAGCCCCTGCAGTGATCGACCGCTGATCGCTGCGCGGCCCGCAGGCGGCCGGCGCGGTCAGAGGAGACACTGCGCATGGATCTCGATTATTCCCCCGCCGACGACGCGTTTCGCGCCGAAGTCCGCGCGTGGCTCGAGGCGAATCTGCCTCGCGCGCTGCGCGATAAGGTTCTCAACCACAAGCGTTTGAATCGCGACGACTTCGCGAGCTGGCACCGGCTGCTCGGCACGCGAGGCTGGTCCGCGCCCGCGTGGCCCGTCGAGTACGGCGGGCCCGGCTGGGACGCGACGCAGCGCCACATCTGGGAAGAGGAGTGCGCGCGGATCGGCGCGCCGCCCGTGCTGCCGTTCGGCGTGTCGATGGTCGCGCCGGTGCTGATGAAGTACGGCAGCGAAGCGCAAAAGCGCCGTTATCTGCCGCGCATCCTCGACGGCACCGACTGGTGGTGCCAGGGCTACTCGGAGCCCGGCTCGGGCTCGGACCTCGCTTCGCTGCGCACGCGCGCCGAGCGCCGCGGCGATCATTACGTCGTCAACGGCCAGAAGACCTGGACGACGCTCGGCCAGTACGCCGACATGATGTTCTGCCTCGTGCGCACCGATCCCGACGCGAAGAAGCAGGAAGGGATATCGTTCCTGCTGATCGACATGAAATCGCCGGGCATCACGGTGCGCCCGATCGTCACGCTCGACGAGGATCGCGAAGTCAACGAAGTGTTCTTCGAGGACGTGAAGGTGCCCGTCGAGAATCTCGTCGGCGACGAAAATCGCGGCTGGACCTACGCGAAGTATCTGCTCGGGCACGAGCGCACCGGCATTGCTCGGGTCGGCGCATCGAAGCGCGAGCTCGATTTCCTGAAACGCCTCGCGTCGCGCGAGCACAAGAACGGCAAGCCGCTCATCGCCGATCCCGTGTTCGCCGCGAAGATCGCCGCGCTCGAAGTCGAGCTGATGGCGCTCGAAGTCACGGTGCTGCGCGTCGTCAGCAGTGAGGCGAGCGGGCGCGGGCCGGGGCCGGAGGCATCGATGCTGAAAATCAAGGGCACCGAGATCCAGCAGGCGCTGACCGAGCTGATGGTCGACGCGATCGGGCCGCTCGCCGCGCCGTTCGACGCGGCCTTCCTGGAGGGCGAGCGCGAGCACAGCGCGGCCGGCGACGACGACGCGGCGCCGCTCGCCGCGCATTACTTCAACTACCGCAAGACGTCGATCTACGGCGGTTCGAACGAAATCCAGAAGAACATCATCGCGCAGATGATTCTCGGACTGTAAGGAGCCGCGCCATGAACTTCACCTTCAGCGAAGAACAACAGCAATTCGCCGATGCGCTGCGCCGCTATCTCGATGAGCGCTACGGCTTCGACGCACGGTGCGCGATCGTCCATTCGGACGCGGGTGTGTCGGCCGACCAGTGGCGCGCGTTCGCCGAGCTGGGCCTGACCGCGCTGCCCGTGCCGGAAGCGCACGGCGGTTTCGGCGGCGGCGCAGTCGACATGCTCGTCGCGACGCAGGAGCTTGGGCGCGCGCTCGTCGTCGAGCCTTATTGGGCGACGGCCGTCGGGATCGAGGCGCTGCGTGTCGCGGGTTCGGGCGCCGGCGAGGACGCGGCGCTCCTCGAGCGCGCGGCGCAGGGCGACGCGAAGCTCGCGGTCGCGTTCCATGAGCCGCGCGCACGCCACGACCTGTTCGCGATCGCGACCGTCGCGCGGCCGGTCGGCGACAAATTCGTGCTGACGGGCGTCAAGTCGGTCGTCCGGCACGGCGCGCAGGCGGACGTGCTGATCGCGCCCGCGCGGCTGCCGAACGGCGCGATCGGCCTCTTCGCGATCGAGCGCGGCGCGGCAGGCGTCGACATCGTCGACTATCGGACGATCGACGGCCAGCGCGCGGCGACGATCCGCCTGTCGAACACGCCCGCTCGCGCGCTCGCGGGCGGCGAGCGCGACGCGGCCGCGCTCAAGCGGATCGCCGACTATGGAATCGTGCTGTTGTGCGGCGAAGCGATCGGCGCGCTCGACGCGCTCAACCGCGCGACGCTCGACTACACGAAGACGCGCGAACAGTTCGGCATGCCGATCGCGCGTTTCCAGGCGCTGCAGCACCGGATGGTCGACATGCTGATCCACGCCGAACAGGCGCGCTCGCTCACTTATCTCGCGGCGGTGCGCTACGCGAGCGGCGACGCGAACGCGCGCCGCAAGGCGGTGTCGGCGGCGAAGGCGCGCGTCGGGCAGGCCGCGCGCTTCGTCGGTCAGCAGGCGGTGCAGTTGCACGGCGGAATGGGCGTCACGGACGAGGTCGCGGCCGCGCATCTCTTCAAGCGTCTGTCGATCATCGAAACGACGCTCGGCGACGTCGATCATCACCTCGCGCGTTTCGCGTCGCTGCCGGATTTCGCGGCGCTGCAGGATGCCTGAGCGGGCGGCGCCCGCCCGTTTCATTTCACGGAGAAGCTCGATGGGTATCAGTTACGAAGACCTGGAAGTCGGCGGTAGAACCGAAGTCGGCAAGCATCGATTCACGGCCGACGAGATCGTCACGTTCGCGCAGGCTTACGATCCGCAACCGTTTCACGTCGACGCGGAAGCGGCGAAGTCGTCGATGTTCGGCGGGCTCGTCGCGAGCGGCTGGCATACGTGCTCGGTGTTCATGGGCATGCTCGTGCGCAACGTGCTCCAAGGCTCGACGAGCATGGGCTCGCCGGGCATCGAGGGGATTCGATGGATCAAGCCGGTGCGCGCGGGCGACACGATCACGATGTACAGCAAGGTTCTCGACAAGCGGCTGTCCGAGAGCAAGCCGGACCGCGGGATCGTGACGACCGAATGGGAAGGCGTCAACGAAGAGGGCGAGATCGTCATCACGGTGCGCTCGAAGGTGATCTTCGGGTTGCGGTCGCCGCAGGGGAGCGCATGACGGCGAGCGCGAACGAACTGCCGGTCGTCGCGTCGGCCGACGCGCTGCATGCGCGCGTCGGCGCGGCGCCGCTCGCGAGCGGCTGGATCGACGTCGACCAGGCGCGCGTCGACCGGTTCGCCGATGCGACCGGCGATCATCAATGGATTCACGTCGATCCCGAGCGTGCCGCGCGCGAGTCGCCGTTCGGCGGACCGATCGCGCATGGTTTTCTCACGCTGTCGCTGATTCCGGCGCTGATGACCGGCACGC
Above is a window of Burkholderia thailandensis E264 DNA encoding:
- a CDS encoding acyl-CoA dehydrogenase family protein — encoded protein: MDLDYSPADDAFRAEVRAWLEANLPRALRDKVLNHKRLNRDDFASWHRLLGTRGWSAPAWPVEYGGPGWDATQRHIWEEECARIGAPPVLPFGVSMVAPVLMKYGSEAQKRRYLPRILDGTDWWCQGYSEPGSGSDLASLRTRAERRGDHYVVNGQKTWTTLGQYADMMFCLVRTDPDAKKQEGISFLLIDMKSPGITVRPIVTLDEDREVNEVFFEDVKVPVENLVGDENRGWTYAKYLLGHERTGIARVGASKRELDFLKRLASREHKNGKPLIADPVFAAKIAALEVELMALEVTVLRVVSSEASGRGPGPEASMLKIKGTEIQQALTELMVDAIGPLAAPFDAAFLEGEREHSAAGDDDAAPLAAHYFNYRKTSIYGGSNEIQKNIIAQMILGL
- a CDS encoding MaoC family dehydratase, producing MGISYEDLEVGGRTEVGKHRFTADEIVTFAQAYDPQPFHVDAEAAKSSMFGGLVASGWHTCSVFMGMLVRNVLQGSTSMGSPGIEGIRWIKPVRAGDTITMYSKVLDKRLSESKPDRGIVTTEWEGVNEEGEIVITVRSKVIFGLRSPQGSA
- a CDS encoding MaoC family dehydratase gives rise to the protein MTASANELPVVASADALHARVGAAPLASGWIDVDQARVDRFADATGDHQWIHVDPERAARESPFGGPIAHGFLTLSLIPALMTGTLRFEQRMGVNYGLNRVRFLKPVPVGSRVRALFAVKETGPAKQGGVQAVWAVSVEVELGGQPVPACAAEFITLHYF
- a CDS encoding acyl-CoA dehydrogenase family protein; the protein is MNFTFSEEQQQFADALRRYLDERYGFDARCAIVHSDAGVSADQWRAFAELGLTALPVPEAHGGFGGGAVDMLVATQELGRALVVEPYWATAVGIEALRVAGSGAGEDAALLERAAQGDAKLAVAFHEPRARHDLFAIATVARPVGDKFVLTGVKSVVRHGAQADVLIAPARLPNGAIGLFAIERGAAGVDIVDYRTIDGQRAATIRLSNTPARALAGGERDAAALKRIADYGIVLLCGEAIGALDALNRATLDYTKTREQFGMPIARFQALQHRMVDMLIHAEQARSLTYLAAVRYASGDANARRKAVSAAKARVGQAARFVGQQAVQLHGGMGVTDEVAAAHLFKRLSIIETTLGDVDHHLARFASLPDFAALQDA